One Paraburkholderia kururiensis DNA window includes the following coding sequences:
- a CDS encoding fumarylacetoacetate hydrolase family protein, translated as MTPQPATAYLPEDFQQALLVGRVWRKTGHGEGPSVVIVRHGEVLDMTASVPTTADLFDRDDLVQFARTVKGEALGPVVKLMDATLHDKEHATVRLLAPNDVQAIKACGVTFAVSLIERVIEEQAGGDPARAKEVREAITATIGTDLSKIKPGSDAAMRLKAELERRGAWSQYMEVGIGKDAEVFSKSQPMSAVGFGAEIGLLPVSNWNNPEPEIVLAVNSRGEIVGATLGNDVNLRDIEGRSALLLGKCKDNNASCAIGPFIRLFDESFDLDSVRKAHVALRVEGADDGFVLEGVSHMSEISRDPADLVAQTYGRHHQYPDGFMLFLGTMFAPTADRDSEGGGFTHHLGDSVTISAEQLGTLVNTVQLSTEIAPWTFGVRALYRNLASRGLL; from the coding sequence ATGACCCCTCAACCCGCAACCGCCTATTTGCCGGAGGACTTTCAGCAGGCTCTGCTGGTGGGCCGCGTGTGGCGCAAAACCGGCCATGGCGAAGGGCCTTCCGTCGTGATCGTTCGCCACGGCGAGGTGCTCGACATGACAGCGAGTGTGCCCACCACGGCCGACCTGTTCGACCGTGACGACCTCGTTCAGTTTGCGCGCACGGTGAAGGGCGAAGCGTTGGGCCCCGTCGTGAAGCTGATGGACGCTACGTTGCACGATAAGGAACACGCGACCGTGCGGTTGCTGGCGCCAAACGACGTGCAGGCGATCAAGGCGTGCGGGGTCACGTTTGCGGTCAGTCTGATCGAGCGCGTTATCGAGGAGCAGGCGGGTGGCGACCCAGCCAGGGCGAAAGAGGTGCGCGAGGCCATCACGGCCACCATTGGTACGGACCTTTCGAAAATCAAACCGGGATCGGATGCGGCCATGCGGCTCAAGGCCGAACTCGAGCGACGCGGTGCGTGGTCGCAGTATATGGAAGTGGGCATTGGGAAGGATGCCGAAGTGTTTTCGAAGTCACAGCCGATGTCCGCCGTCGGGTTCGGCGCAGAGATCGGGCTGCTACCTGTATCGAACTGGAACAATCCGGAGCCGGAAATCGTGCTCGCCGTAAACAGCCGTGGCGAGATCGTGGGCGCAACGCTCGGCAACGACGTCAATCTGCGCGACATCGAAGGGCGGTCGGCGTTGCTGCTCGGCAAGTGCAAGGACAACAACGCGTCGTGTGCCATCGGGCCGTTCATTCGGCTGTTCGACGAGTCGTTCGATCTCGACTCCGTTCGCAAGGCTCACGTCGCGTTGCGCGTGGAAGGCGCGGACGACGGATTCGTGCTGGAAGGTGTGAGCCATATGAGCGAGATCAGCCGTGACCCCGCGGATCTCGTCGCGCAGACCTACGGTCGGCATCATCAATATCCGGACGGCTTCATGCTGTTTCTCGGCACCATGTTCGCGCCCACGGCCGATCGCGACAGCGAAGGCGGCGGCTTCACGCATCACCTGGGCGACAGCGTGACCATCTCGGCTGAGCAACTGGGCACGCTCGTCAACACCGTGCAACTCAGCACGGAAATTGCGCCGTGGACCTTTGGCGTGCGTGCGCTCTATCGCAATCTGGCGTCGCGAGGGCTGCTCTAA
- the dld gene encoding D-lactate dehydrogenase, giving the protein MQNLVKEFETIVGSRFVLTGELEMRRFTRGYRYGVGAALAVVQPGTLVEMWQVLKACHQAGCVMIFQAANTGLTGGSTPHAEGYDRPVVIVNTLRLCRLDLIKDGTQVIAQPGVTLDQLEKRLKPIQREPHSVIGSSCIGASVIGGICNNSGGSLIRRGPAFTQLSLYAQITAAGALELVNHLGVQLGGTPEQILSRLDRGQFSEADVVTSPSLQASDHQYCTHVRDISASSPARFNADPRRLFEASGSAGRIAVFAVRLDTFPVDRNTQVFYIGTNDPDELEQVRRDILRKFESLPVAGEYMHRGAYDAAKRYGKDLFLFIRAFGTHRVPKAFKVKSLVDGFTEKLGMGPAISDRLLQAVATVWPDHLPARLNDYRNRYEHHLLLKMGDTGIDEARRYLAARFPSAHGGYIECTAEEGTCAFLNRFVIGGAIVRYRAVHPKTVEDIVALDIALPRNTHDWFERLPAHIDDKIEFKMYCGHFFCHVLHQEYLVKKGEDCDRIKDDILALLDERGAKYPAEHNVGHLYAADESLRSFYRALDPTNSFNPGIGKTSRHINWGEAEEVVSNENEWSK; this is encoded by the coding sequence ATGCAGAATCTCGTAAAAGAGTTCGAAACGATTGTCGGCAGCCGGTTTGTATTGACTGGCGAGCTTGAGATGCGACGCTTCACCAGAGGCTATCGCTATGGCGTTGGCGCGGCGCTGGCTGTCGTGCAACCGGGCACGCTGGTCGAGATGTGGCAGGTATTGAAAGCGTGCCATCAGGCGGGCTGCGTCATGATCTTTCAGGCCGCCAATACGGGGCTCACAGGAGGCTCGACGCCGCATGCCGAGGGATACGATCGTCCGGTGGTCATCGTCAACACCTTGCGCCTTTGCCGACTCGATCTGATCAAGGACGGCACCCAGGTCATCGCGCAGCCCGGCGTGACGCTGGACCAGTTGGAGAAGCGGCTGAAGCCGATCCAGCGGGAACCGCATTCGGTGATTGGCTCCAGTTGCATCGGCGCGTCGGTGATCGGCGGGATATGCAACAACTCGGGTGGATCGCTGATCCGGCGCGGGCCGGCTTTTACGCAACTGTCGCTGTACGCGCAGATCACTGCGGCGGGAGCGCTGGAACTCGTCAATCATCTTGGGGTGCAACTGGGCGGCACGCCCGAGCAAATCCTGAGCCGCCTGGATCGCGGCCAGTTTTCGGAAGCGGACGTGGTCACTTCGCCGTCTCTGCAGGCGTCGGATCATCAGTACTGCACGCACGTGCGCGACATCTCCGCGTCGAGTCCCGCGCGATTCAATGCGGACCCCCGGCGCCTGTTCGAAGCCTCGGGGTCGGCCGGGCGAATCGCGGTCTTTGCGGTGCGGCTCGATACTTTTCCCGTCGACAGGAACACGCAGGTTTTTTATATCGGGACCAACGATCCCGATGAACTCGAGCAGGTACGGCGCGATATTCTGCGCAAGTTCGAGAGCCTGCCTGTCGCGGGCGAGTACATGCACCGCGGCGCCTATGACGCGGCGAAGCGCTATGGCAAAGACCTCTTTCTGTTCATTCGGGCCTTCGGTACACATCGCGTGCCGAAGGCGTTCAAGGTCAAGAGCCTCGTGGACGGCTTCACGGAAAAGCTGGGCATGGGCCCGGCGATCAGCGACCGTCTGCTGCAAGCGGTCGCGACGGTTTGGCCCGACCATCTTCCCGCGCGGCTCAACGACTACCGGAACCGCTACGAGCACCATCTGCTGTTGAAGATGGGCGATACGGGAATAGACGAAGCGCGCCGATATCTGGCGGCGCGTTTCCCTTCGGCACACGGCGGCTATATCGAATGCACCGCGGAAGAAGGAACGTGCGCGTTCCTGAACCGGTTCGTGATCGGCGGCGCGATCGTGCGTTATCGGGCAGTGCATCCGAAGACAGTCGAGGACATCGTCGCGCTCGACATCGCTTTGCCGCGAAATACGCACGACTGGTTCGAACGGCTGCCGGCGCACATCGACGACAAGATCGAATTCAAGATGTACTGCGGCCATTTCTTCTGCCACGTCCTCCATCAGGAATACCTGGTAAAGAAGGGCGAGGACTGCGACAGAATCAAGGACGACATCCTTGCGCTGCTTGACGAACGCGGCGCGAAGTATCCGGCCGAACACAACGTGGGCCACCTTTATGCCGCGGACGAGTCGCTGCGTTCGTTCTACAGGGCGCTCGATCCCACCAACTCCTTCAATCCGGGCATCGGCAAGACGTCGCGACATATCAACTGGGGCGAGGCCGAAGAGGTGGTGAGCAATGAAAACGAATGGTCCAAATAA
- a CDS encoding DHA2 family efflux MFS transporter permease subunit has product MADDDSQSRQGKKHAAPALAPSIWKITAVAVLGSLLAQLDATIVNVSLSSLASDLGSTLPAIQWVTSAYLLALTFVLPLNGWLVERIGGKALYLWCFSLFTASSALCGLAWSANALIGFRILQGVSGGLLAPMAQMTMKRAAGDQFTRIAGYAAMPILLGPLLGPVIAGAILHYASWRWLFLVNLPVGLLALFLAKRFLPADKPQHNPRGLDWVGLMLLSPALALVLLGFERIGEHAGLVALIAGALLLVVFLRVEKRKAAHALINLNQFRSRVFSVASAALFLSNGVLFAGQMLIPLFLIQACGRSPATMGWMLAPLGLGMMVTFPSLGFLTSRFGERAVSMGGASVAVCATLALAWLAHGPLDVLVLLPALFLRGMGQGAVALPALSSAYASTEPRELPMAATTLNIMQRLGGPTLTTLCATFLDRMLEARVGHAGPNAWTLAFLLLAALHVLTVVAATALPRRAMASERE; this is encoded by the coding sequence ATGGCGGACGACGACTCGCAAAGCAGACAGGGCAAAAAACACGCCGCGCCAGCGCTCGCCCCTTCGATCTGGAAGATCACGGCGGTCGCGGTGCTCGGATCATTGCTCGCGCAGCTGGACGCCACCATCGTGAACGTGTCGCTCTCCAGTCTCGCAAGCGATCTCGGCTCCACGCTGCCCGCCATTCAATGGGTTACGAGCGCGTATCTGCTCGCGCTCACGTTCGTTTTGCCCTTGAATGGCTGGCTCGTGGAGCGCATCGGCGGAAAAGCCCTGTATCTGTGGTGCTTCTCGTTGTTCACGGCCAGTTCGGCGCTTTGCGGCCTCGCCTGGTCCGCGAACGCGCTGATCGGCTTTCGTATCTTGCAGGGCGTGAGCGGCGGCCTGCTTGCGCCCATGGCGCAGATGACGATGAAAAGGGCAGCGGGAGACCAGTTCACGCGTATCGCGGGCTACGCCGCAATGCCGATTCTGCTGGGGCCGCTGTTGGGTCCGGTCATCGCAGGCGCGATATTGCACTACGCGTCGTGGCGCTGGCTATTCCTCGTGAATCTGCCGGTCGGCTTGCTCGCGCTTTTCCTCGCAAAACGCTTTCTGCCCGCCGACAAGCCGCAACACAACCCGCGCGGGCTCGACTGGGTTGGACTGATGTTGCTGTCGCCCGCACTCGCCCTCGTGCTGCTCGGGTTCGAACGCATCGGCGAGCACGCGGGCCTTGTCGCATTGATCGCGGGTGCCCTGCTGCTTGTCGTGTTCCTGCGTGTCGAAAAACGCAAGGCCGCGCACGCATTGATCAACCTGAACCAGTTTCGCAGCAGGGTGTTTAGCGTCGCGTCGGCCGCGCTATTTCTCTCGAACGGCGTGTTGTTCGCGGGGCAGATGCTCATTCCGCTGTTCCTGATTCAGGCGTGCGGCCGTTCACCCGCCACGATGGGATGGATGCTCGCGCCGCTCGGGCTCGGCATGATGGTCACGTTCCCCTCGCTCGGATTCCTGACCAGTCGCTTCGGCGAACGTGCCGTGTCCATGGGCGGCGCCAGTGTCGCCGTCTGCGCAACGCTGGCGCTCGCGTGGTTGGCGCACGGTCCGCTCGACGTCCTTGTCCTGCTCCCGGCGCTCTTTCTTCGCGGCATGGGACAAGGCGCCGTGGCACTTCCCGCCCTTTCGTCGGCTTATGCGTCCACCGAGCCACGCGAGCTGCCGATGGCCGCCACCACGCTGAATATCATGCAGCGCCTTGGCGGCCCGACGCTCACCACACTGTGCGCGACCTTTCTCGACCGCATGCTGGAAGCGCGCGTCGGCCATGCGGGGCCGAATGCGTGGACGCTCGCATTTTTGCTGCTTGCCGCGTTGCATGTCTTGACCGTCGTCGCGGCAACCGCGCTGCCGCGGCGTGCGATGGCGAGCGAGCGCGAATGA